The following coding sequences are from one Brienomyrus brachyistius isolate T26 chromosome 2, BBRACH_0.4, whole genome shotgun sequence window:
- the susd1 gene encoding sushi domain-containing protein 1 isoform X13, with the protein MRKDRMFWSTAALSMVFLIHFGFTISTVGMQGVDVCATCHINATCEEKADGHKVCNCMYGFVGNGRTHCQDKDECQIGANKICGNHTACHNTYGSFYCTCLTGYHPSNNMATFIPNDGTFCDDIDECRVQGICGEGAHCSNVQGSFNCRCQVGYRLENGQEPFRPSHDKSHCTAVDCGPPRSAGRAILLSFTGTSYLSQAVFGCSEGFRWKSGNTAAVCGAERVWEGPSLVCEEIKCGDPPVLPHATHQWNGSTAVGTKVEYLCNEGLRPVGGEHTSICGGRGTWTNVTLQCKEVDCGEPPSFPHAAMLWNQSSRVGAQVHYQCCAGFYNAGKGNVSLCTADGYWDPVDILCQEVDCGEPPSLPHAAMLWNQSSRVGAQVHYQCRVGFYNAGKGNVSLCTADGYWDPVDILCQEVDCGEPPSFPHAAMLWNQSSRVGAQVHYQCCAGFYNAGKGNVSLCTTDGYWDPVDILCQEVDCGEPPSFPHAAMLWNQSSRVGAQVHYQCRVGFYNAGKGNVSLCTADGYWDPVDILCQALCGPAPQLLHAVVEWQNGTVAVHRCQDGYRSRTGSNISVCDHAQTWHAATLICREVKPPISKVEVFNESCLRWKAEMNGGNQEHYTVQFVGSRAYQKAFQDKQMLVFKSGANRPELCMNLLPGTNYSINITAQTANFSLTVSANTSIQAPPVPHVTFRDVEGSCPTLGLHRTIHPQDAISVYQVFVLLLEGKVVFDCSSPRTPHFYGCREPCQEYITAEVQLAATGRKLFFTVGDQQWYGGYYNAPLENGKDYYIILRAVSQWAGVRKQYCVIWAKVKGASYIIESVTLLTGGSIGLVAFIVLLGYSYTWYCKKQ; encoded by the exons ATGAGGAAGGACAGAATGTTCTGGAGCACAGCAGCACTGAGCATGGTATTCCTTATCCACTTCGGCTTTACCATCTCCACAG TGGGGATGCAAGGTGTGGACGTGTGTGCCACATGTCACATCAATGCCACGTGTGAAGAGAAGGCTGACGGCCACAAAGTCTGCAACTGCATGTATGGCTTTGTGGGAAATGGACGGACGCACTGTCAAG ATAAGGATGAGTGCCAGATTGGAGCCAATAAAATTTGTGGGAATCACACGGCCTGCCACAACACCTATGGCAGTTTCTACTGCACCTGTCTGACTGGCTACCACCCCTCCAACAACATGGCAACCTTCATTCCAAACGACGGCACCTTCTGCGATG ATATTGATGAGTGTCGGGTGCAGGGGATTTGCGGAGAGGGTGCACATTGCAGCAATGTTCAGGGTAGTTTTAACTGCCGATGCCAGGTTGGATACCGACTCGAGAATGGACAGGAACCCTTCCGGCCCAGCCATGACAAATCACACTGCACAG CTGTCGACTGTGGGCCGCCTCGAAGCGCTGGCCGCGCCATCCTGCTCTCATTCACGGGAACAAGCTACCTTAGCCAGGCTGTGTTTGGCTGTTCGGAAGGATTCCGCTGGAAGAGCGGGAACACAGCAGCAGTTTGTGGAGCTGAAAGAGTGTGGGAAGGCCCCAGCCTGGTGTGTGAAG AGATTAAGTGTGGAGATCCACCAGTGTTACCCCATGCTACCCACCAGTGGAATGGCAGCACAGCTGTGGGCACCAAGGTGGAGTATCTCTGTAATGAAGGCTTACGGCCTGTGGGTGGAGAACACACGTCAATCTGTGGAGGACGTGGTACATGGACAAATGTGACTCTCCAGTGCAAAG AGGTTGACTGTGGTGAGCCCCCCTCATTTCCCCATGCTGCTATGTTGTGGAATCAGAGCAGCAGGGTTGGTGCTCAGGTGCACTACCAGTGCTGTGCTGGATTTTACAATGCGGGGAAAGGCAATGTCTCACTGTGTACTGCTGACGGTTACTGGGATCCCGTAGATATACTCTGTCAAG AGGTTGACTGTGGTGAGCCCCCCTCATTGCCCCATGCTGCTATGTTGTGGAATCAGAGCAGCAGGGTTGGTGCTCAGGTGCACTACCAGTGCCGTGTTGGATTTTATAATGCGGGGAAAGGCAATGTCTCACTGTGTACTGCTGACGGTTACTGGGATCCCGTAGATATACTCTGTCAAG AGGTTGACTGTGGTGAGCCCCCCTCATTTCCCCATGCTGCTATGTTGTGGAATCAGAGCAGCAGGGTTGGTGCTCAGGTGCACTACCAGTGCTGTGCTGGATTTTACAATGCGGGGAAAGGCAATGTCTCACTGTGTACTACTGACGGTTACTGGGATCCCGTAGATATACTCTGCCAAG AGGTTGACTGTGGTGAGCCCCCCTCATTTCCCCATGCTGCTATGTTGTGGAATCAGAGCAGCAGGGTTGGTGCTCAGGTGCACTACCAGTGCCGTGTTGGATTTTACAATGCGGGGAAAGGCAATGTCTCACTGTGTACTGCTGACGGTTACTGGGATCCCGTAGATATACTCTGCCAAG CACTGTGTGGTCCTGCTCCCCAGTTGCTCCACGCTGTGGTGGAGTGGCAAAATGGCACAGTGGCGGTACATCGTTGTCAGGATGGATACCGCAGTAGGACAGGAAGCAACATATctgtgtgtgaccatgcccagaCCTGGCACGCTGCCACCCTCATCTGCAGGG AGGTTAAGCCACCCATCAGTAAAGTGGAGGTGTTTAACGAGAGCTGCCTGCGGTGGAAGGCTGAGATGAATGGTGGAAACCAGGAACACTACACC GTTCAGTTTGTGGGATCCAGGGCTTATCAGAAGGCATTCCAGGACAAACAGATGCTGGTCTTCAAATCAGGAGCTAACAGACCTGAACTCTGTATGAACCTGCTGCCAGGAACCAACTActccataaacatcacagcaCAGACTGCAAATTTCTCACTCACCGTCTCCGCCAACACCAGTATACAAG CTCCTCCAGTCCCTCATGTCACCTTCAGAGATGTAGAAGGTTCCTGTCCTACCCTTGGACTCCACAGGACCATCCACCCACAGGATGCAATTAG TGTGTACCAGGTTTTCGTGCTGCTGCTTGAGGGGAAGGTTGTGTTTGACTGCTCCTCTCCGCGCACTCCACACTTTTACGGCTGCCGGGAGCCGTGCCAGGAGTACATAACGGCAGAGGTCCAGCTGGCTGCAACTGGAAGAAAGCTTTTCTTCACTGTGGGGGACCAGCAGTGGTATGGGGGGTACTACAATGCCCCCCTGGAGAATGGCAAAGACTACTACATAATACTGCGTGCCGTCAGTCAGTGGGCAGGG GTCAGAAAGCAGTACTGTGTAATCTGGGCAAAAGTCAAGG GTGCATCCTACATCATTGAATCAGTGACTCTCTTAACTGGGGGATCCATTGGATTGGTTGCATTCATAGTACTTCTGGGATATTCATATACCTG GTACTGTAAGAAGCAATAA
- the susd1 gene encoding sushi domain-containing protein 1 isoform X31 produces MRKDRMFWSTAALSMVFLIHFGFTISTVGMQGVDVCATCHINATCEEKADGHKVCNCMYGFVGNGRTHCQDKDECQIGANKICGNHTACHNTYGSFYCTCLTGYHPSNNMATFIPNDGTFCDDIDECRVQGICGEGAHCSNVQGSFNCRCQVGYRLENGQEPFRPSHDKSHCTAVDCGPPRSAGRAILLSFTGTSYLSQAVFGCSEGFRWKSGNTAAVCGAERVWEGPSLVCEEIKCGDPPVLPHATHQWNGSTAVGTKVEYLCNEGLRPVGGEHTSICGGRGTWTNVTLQCKEVDCGEPPSFPHAAMLWNQSSRVGAQVHYQCCAGFYNAGKGNVSLCTADGYWDPVDILCQEVDCGEPPSLPHAAMLWNQSSRVGAQVHYQCRVGFYNAGKGNVSLCTADGYWDPVDILCQALCGPAPQLLHAVVEWQNGTVAVHRCQDGYRSRTGSNISVCDHAQTWHAATLICREVKPPISKVEVFNESCLRWKAEMNGGNQEHYTVQFVGSRAYQKAFQDKQMLVFKSGANRPELCMNLLPGTNYSINITAQTANFSLTVSANTSIQAPPVPHVTFRDVEGSCPTLGLHRTIHPQDAISVYQVFVLLLEGKVVFDCSSPRTPHFYGCREPCQEYITAEVQLAATGRKLFFTVGDQQWYGGYYNAPLENGKDYYIILRAVSQWAGVRKQYCVIWAKVKGASYIIESVTLLTGGSIGLVAFIVLLGYSYTWYCKKQ; encoded by the exons ATGAGGAAGGACAGAATGTTCTGGAGCACAGCAGCACTGAGCATGGTATTCCTTATCCACTTCGGCTTTACCATCTCCACAG TGGGGATGCAAGGTGTGGACGTGTGTGCCACATGTCACATCAATGCCACGTGTGAAGAGAAGGCTGACGGCCACAAAGTCTGCAACTGCATGTATGGCTTTGTGGGAAATGGACGGACGCACTGTCAAG ATAAGGATGAGTGCCAGATTGGAGCCAATAAAATTTGTGGGAATCACACGGCCTGCCACAACACCTATGGCAGTTTCTACTGCACCTGTCTGACTGGCTACCACCCCTCCAACAACATGGCAACCTTCATTCCAAACGACGGCACCTTCTGCGATG ATATTGATGAGTGTCGGGTGCAGGGGATTTGCGGAGAGGGTGCACATTGCAGCAATGTTCAGGGTAGTTTTAACTGCCGATGCCAGGTTGGATACCGACTCGAGAATGGACAGGAACCCTTCCGGCCCAGCCATGACAAATCACACTGCACAG CTGTCGACTGTGGGCCGCCTCGAAGCGCTGGCCGCGCCATCCTGCTCTCATTCACGGGAACAAGCTACCTTAGCCAGGCTGTGTTTGGCTGTTCGGAAGGATTCCGCTGGAAGAGCGGGAACACAGCAGCAGTTTGTGGAGCTGAAAGAGTGTGGGAAGGCCCCAGCCTGGTGTGTGAAG AGATTAAGTGTGGAGATCCACCAGTGTTACCCCATGCTACCCACCAGTGGAATGGCAGCACAGCTGTGGGCACCAAGGTGGAGTATCTCTGTAATGAAGGCTTACGGCCTGTGGGTGGAGAACACACGTCAATCTGTGGAGGACGTGGTACATGGACAAATGTGACTCTCCAGTGCAAAG AGGTTGACTGTGGTGAGCCCCCCTCATTTCCCCATGCTGCTATGTTGTGGAATCAGAGCAGCAGGGTTGGTGCTCAGGTGCACTACCAGTGCTGTGCTGGATTTTACAATGCGGGGAAAGGCAATGTCTCACTGTGTACTGCTGACGGTTACTGGGATCCCGTAGATATACTCTGTCAAG AGGTTGACTGTGGTGAGCCCCCCTCATTGCCCCATGCTGCTATGTTGTGGAATCAGAGCAGCAGGGTTGGTGCTCAG GTGCACTACCAGTGCCGTGTTGGATTTTACAATGCGGGGAAAGGCAATGTCTCACTGTGTACTGCTGACGGTTACTGGGATCCCGTAGATATACTCTGCCAAG CACTGTGTGGTCCTGCTCCCCAGTTGCTCCACGCTGTGGTGGAGTGGCAAAATGGCACAGTGGCGGTACATCGTTGTCAGGATGGATACCGCAGTAGGACAGGAAGCAACATATctgtgtgtgaccatgcccagaCCTGGCACGCTGCCACCCTCATCTGCAGGG AGGTTAAGCCACCCATCAGTAAAGTGGAGGTGTTTAACGAGAGCTGCCTGCGGTGGAAGGCTGAGATGAATGGTGGAAACCAGGAACACTACACC GTTCAGTTTGTGGGATCCAGGGCTTATCAGAAGGCATTCCAGGACAAACAGATGCTGGTCTTCAAATCAGGAGCTAACAGACCTGAACTCTGTATGAACCTGCTGCCAGGAACCAACTActccataaacatcacagcaCAGACTGCAAATTTCTCACTCACCGTCTCCGCCAACACCAGTATACAAG CTCCTCCAGTCCCTCATGTCACCTTCAGAGATGTAGAAGGTTCCTGTCCTACCCTTGGACTCCACAGGACCATCCACCCACAGGATGCAATTAG TGTGTACCAGGTTTTCGTGCTGCTGCTTGAGGGGAAGGTTGTGTTTGACTGCTCCTCTCCGCGCACTCCACACTTTTACGGCTGCCGGGAGCCGTGCCAGGAGTACATAACGGCAGAGGTCCAGCTGGCTGCAACTGGAAGAAAGCTTTTCTTCACTGTGGGGGACCAGCAGTGGTATGGGGGGTACTACAATGCCCCCCTGGAGAATGGCAAAGACTACTACATAATACTGCGTGCCGTCAGTCAGTGGGCAGGG GTCAGAAAGCAGTACTGTGTAATCTGGGCAAAAGTCAAGG GTGCATCCTACATCATTGAATCAGTGACTCTCTTAACTGGGGGATCCATTGGATTGGTTGCATTCATAGTACTTCTGGGATATTCATATACCTG GTACTGTAAGAAGCAATAA
- the susd1 gene encoding sushi domain-containing protein 1 isoform X14 has product MRKDRMFWSTAALSMVFLIHFGFTISTVGMQGVDVCATCHINATCEEKADGHKVCNCMYGFVGNGRTHCQDKDECQIGANKICGNHTACHNTYGSFYCTCLTGYHPSNNMATFIPNDGTFCDDIDECRVQGICGEGAHCSNVQGSFNCRCQVGYRLENGQEPFRPSHDKSHCTAVDCGPPRSAGRAILLSFTGTSYLSQAVFGCSEGFRWKSGNTAAVCGAERVWEGPSLVCEEIKCGDPPVLPHATHQWNGSTAVGTKVEYLCNEGLRPVGGEHTSICGGRGTWTNVTLQCKEVDCGEPPSFPHAAMLWNQSSRVGAQVHYQCCAGFYNAGKGNVSLCTADGYWDPVDILCQEVDCGEPPSLPHAAMLWNQSSRVGAQVHYQCRVGFYNAGKGNVSLCTADGYWDPVDILCQEVDCGEPPSLPHAAMLWNQSSRVGAQVHYQCRAGFYNAGKGNVSLCTAGGYWDPVDILCQEVDCGEPPSFPHAAMLWNQSSRVGAQVHYQCRVGFYNAGKGNVSLCTADGYWDPVDILCQALCGPAPQLLHAVVEWQNGTVAVHRCQDGYRSRTGSNISVCDHAQTWHAATLICREVKPPISKVEVFNESCLRWKAEMNGGNQEHYTVQFVGSRAYQKAFQDKQMLVFKSGANRPELCMNLLPGTNYSINITAQTANFSLTVSANTSIQAPPVPHVTFRDVEGSCPTLGLHRTIHPQDAISVYQVFVLLLEGKVVFDCSSPRTPHFYGCREPCQEYITAEVQLAATGRKLFFTVGDQQWYGGYYNAPLENGKDYYIILRAVSQWAGVRKQYCVIWAKVKGASYIIESVTLLTGGSIGLVAFIVLLGYSYTWYCKKQ; this is encoded by the exons ATGAGGAAGGACAGAATGTTCTGGAGCACAGCAGCACTGAGCATGGTATTCCTTATCCACTTCGGCTTTACCATCTCCACAG TGGGGATGCAAGGTGTGGACGTGTGTGCCACATGTCACATCAATGCCACGTGTGAAGAGAAGGCTGACGGCCACAAAGTCTGCAACTGCATGTATGGCTTTGTGGGAAATGGACGGACGCACTGTCAAG ATAAGGATGAGTGCCAGATTGGAGCCAATAAAATTTGTGGGAATCACACGGCCTGCCACAACACCTATGGCAGTTTCTACTGCACCTGTCTGACTGGCTACCACCCCTCCAACAACATGGCAACCTTCATTCCAAACGACGGCACCTTCTGCGATG ATATTGATGAGTGTCGGGTGCAGGGGATTTGCGGAGAGGGTGCACATTGCAGCAATGTTCAGGGTAGTTTTAACTGCCGATGCCAGGTTGGATACCGACTCGAGAATGGACAGGAACCCTTCCGGCCCAGCCATGACAAATCACACTGCACAG CTGTCGACTGTGGGCCGCCTCGAAGCGCTGGCCGCGCCATCCTGCTCTCATTCACGGGAACAAGCTACCTTAGCCAGGCTGTGTTTGGCTGTTCGGAAGGATTCCGCTGGAAGAGCGGGAACACAGCAGCAGTTTGTGGAGCTGAAAGAGTGTGGGAAGGCCCCAGCCTGGTGTGTGAAG AGATTAAGTGTGGAGATCCACCAGTGTTACCCCATGCTACCCACCAGTGGAATGGCAGCACAGCTGTGGGCACCAAGGTGGAGTATCTCTGTAATGAAGGCTTACGGCCTGTGGGTGGAGAACACACGTCAATCTGTGGAGGACGTGGTACATGGACAAATGTGACTCTCCAGTGCAAAG AGGTTGACTGTGGTGAGCCCCCCTCATTTCCCCATGCTGCTATGTTGTGGAATCAGAGCAGCAGGGTTGGTGCTCAGGTGCACTACCAGTGCTGTGCTGGATTTTACAATGCGGGGAAAGGCAATGTCTCACTGTGTACTGCTGACGGTTACTGGGATCCCGTAGATATACTCTGTCAAG AGGTTGACTGTGGTGAGCCCCCCTCATTGCCCCATGCTGCTATGTTGTGGAATCAGAGCAGCAGGGTTGGTGCTCAGGTGCACTACCAGTGCCGTGTTGGATTTTATAATGCGGGGAAAGGCAATGTCTCACTGTGTACTGCTGACGGTTACTGGGATCCCGTAGATATACTCTGTCAAG AGGTTGACTGTGGTGAGCCCCCCTCATTGCCCCATGCTGCTATGTTGTGGAATCAGAGCAGTAGGGTTGGTGCTCAGGTGCACTACCAGTGCCGTGCTGGATTTTATAATGCAGGGAAAGGCAATGTCTCACTGTGTACTGCTGGCGGTTACTGGGATCCCGTAGATATACTCTGCCAAG AGGTTGACTGTGGTGAGCCCCCCTCATTTCCCCATGCTGCTATGTTGTGGAATCAGAGCAGCAGGGTTGGTGCTCAGGTGCACTACCAGTGCCGTGTTGGATTTTACAATGCGGGGAAAGGCAATGTCTCACTGTGTACTGCTGACGGTTACTGGGATCCCGTAGATATACTCTGCCAAG CACTGTGTGGTCCTGCTCCCCAGTTGCTCCACGCTGTGGTGGAGTGGCAAAATGGCACAGTGGCGGTACATCGTTGTCAGGATGGATACCGCAGTAGGACAGGAAGCAACATATctgtgtgtgaccatgcccagaCCTGGCACGCTGCCACCCTCATCTGCAGGG AGGTTAAGCCACCCATCAGTAAAGTGGAGGTGTTTAACGAGAGCTGCCTGCGGTGGAAGGCTGAGATGAATGGTGGAAACCAGGAACACTACACC GTTCAGTTTGTGGGATCCAGGGCTTATCAGAAGGCATTCCAGGACAAACAGATGCTGGTCTTCAAATCAGGAGCTAACAGACCTGAACTCTGTATGAACCTGCTGCCAGGAACCAACTActccataaacatcacagcaCAGACTGCAAATTTCTCACTCACCGTCTCCGCCAACACCAGTATACAAG CTCCTCCAGTCCCTCATGTCACCTTCAGAGATGTAGAAGGTTCCTGTCCTACCCTTGGACTCCACAGGACCATCCACCCACAGGATGCAATTAG TGTGTACCAGGTTTTCGTGCTGCTGCTTGAGGGGAAGGTTGTGTTTGACTGCTCCTCTCCGCGCACTCCACACTTTTACGGCTGCCGGGAGCCGTGCCAGGAGTACATAACGGCAGAGGTCCAGCTGGCTGCAACTGGAAGAAAGCTTTTCTTCACTGTGGGGGACCAGCAGTGGTATGGGGGGTACTACAATGCCCCCCTGGAGAATGGCAAAGACTACTACATAATACTGCGTGCCGTCAGTCAGTGGGCAGGG GTCAGAAAGCAGTACTGTGTAATCTGGGCAAAAGTCAAGG GTGCATCCTACATCATTGAATCAGTGACTCTCTTAACTGGGGGATCCATTGGATTGGTTGCATTCATAGTACTTCTGGGATATTCATATACCTG GTACTGTAAGAAGCAATAA
- the susd1 gene encoding sushi domain-containing protein 1 isoform X10, translating into MRKDRMFWSTAALSMVFLIHFGFTISTVGMQGVDVCATCHINATCEEKADGHKVCNCMYGFVGNGRTHCQDKDECQIGANKICGNHTACHNTYGSFYCTCLTGYHPSNNMATFIPNDGTFCDDIDECRVQGICGEGAHCSNVQGSFNCRCQVGYRLENGQEPFRPSHDKSHCTAVDCGPPRSAGRAILLSFTGTSYLSQAVFGCSEGFRWKSGNTAAVCGAERVWEGPSLVCEEIKCGDPPVLPHATHQWNGSTAVGTKVEYLCNEGLRPVGGEHTSICGGRGTWTNVTLQCKEVDCGEPPSFPHAAMLWNQSSRVGAQVHYQCCAGFYNAGKGNVSLCTADGYWDPVDILCQEVDCGEPPSLPHAAMLWNQSSRVGAQVHYQCRVGFYNAGKGNVSLCTTDGYWDPVDILCQEVDCGEPPSFPHAAMLWNQSSRVGAQVHYQCCAGFYNAGKGNVSLCTADGYWDPVNILCQEVDCGEPPSLPHAAMLWNQSSRVGAQVHYQCRAGFYNAGKGNVSLCTAGGYWDPVDILCQEVDCGEPPSFPHAAMLWNQSSRVGAQVHYQCRVGFYNAGKGNVSLCTADGYWDPVDILCQALCGPAPQLLHAVVEWQNGTVAVHRCQDGYRSRTGSNISVCDHAQTWHAATLICREVKPPISKVEVFNESCLRWKAEMNGGNQEHYTVQFVGSRAYQKAFQDKQMLVFKSGANRPELCMNLLPGTNYSINITAQTANFSLTVSANTSIQAPPVPHVTFRDVEGSCPTLGLHRTIHPQDAISVYQVFVLLLEGKVVFDCSSPRTPHFYGCREPCQEYITAEVQLAATGRKLFFTVGDQQWYGGYYNAPLENGKDYYIILRAVSQWAGVRKQYCVIWAKVKGASYIIESVTLLTGGSIGLVAFIVLLGYSYTWYCKKQ; encoded by the exons ATGAGGAAGGACAGAATGTTCTGGAGCACAGCAGCACTGAGCATGGTATTCCTTATCCACTTCGGCTTTACCATCTCCACAG TGGGGATGCAAGGTGTGGACGTGTGTGCCACATGTCACATCAATGCCACGTGTGAAGAGAAGGCTGACGGCCACAAAGTCTGCAACTGCATGTATGGCTTTGTGGGAAATGGACGGACGCACTGTCAAG ATAAGGATGAGTGCCAGATTGGAGCCAATAAAATTTGTGGGAATCACACGGCCTGCCACAACACCTATGGCAGTTTCTACTGCACCTGTCTGACTGGCTACCACCCCTCCAACAACATGGCAACCTTCATTCCAAACGACGGCACCTTCTGCGATG ATATTGATGAGTGTCGGGTGCAGGGGATTTGCGGAGAGGGTGCACATTGCAGCAATGTTCAGGGTAGTTTTAACTGCCGATGCCAGGTTGGATACCGACTCGAGAATGGACAGGAACCCTTCCGGCCCAGCCATGACAAATCACACTGCACAG CTGTCGACTGTGGGCCGCCTCGAAGCGCTGGCCGCGCCATCCTGCTCTCATTCACGGGAACAAGCTACCTTAGCCAGGCTGTGTTTGGCTGTTCGGAAGGATTCCGCTGGAAGAGCGGGAACACAGCAGCAGTTTGTGGAGCTGAAAGAGTGTGGGAAGGCCCCAGCCTGGTGTGTGAAG AGATTAAGTGTGGAGATCCACCAGTGTTACCCCATGCTACCCACCAGTGGAATGGCAGCACAGCTGTGGGCACCAAGGTGGAGTATCTCTGTAATGAAGGCTTACGGCCTGTGGGTGGAGAACACACGTCAATCTGTGGAGGACGTGGTACATGGACAAATGTGACTCTCCAGTGCAAAG AGGTTGACTGTGGTGAGCCCCCCTCATTTCCCCATGCTGCTATGTTGTGGAATCAGAGCAGCAGGGTTGGTGCTCAGGTGCACTACCAGTGCTGTGCTGGATTTTACAATGCGGGGAAAGGCAATGTCTCACTGTGTACTGCTGACGGTTACTGGGATCCCGTAGATATACTCTGTCAAG AGGTTGACTGTGGTGAGCCCCCCTCATTGCCCCATGCTGCTATGTTGTGGAATCAGAGCAGCAGGGTTGGTGCTCAGGTGCACTACCAGTGCCGTGTTGGATTTTATAATGCGGGGAAAG GCAATGTCTCACTGTGTACTACTGACGGTTACTGGGATCCCGTAGATATACTCTGCCAAG AGGTTGACTGTGGTGAGCCCCCCTCATTTCCCCATGCTGCTATGTTGTGGAATCAGAGCAGCAGGGTTGGTGCTCAGGTGCACTACCAGTGCTGTGCTGGATTTTATAATGCGGGGAAAGGCAATGTCTCACTGTGTACTGCTGACGGTTACTGGGATCCTGTAAATATACTCTGCCAAG AGGTTGACTGTGGTGAGCCCCCCTCATTGCCCCATGCTGCTATGTTGTGGAATCAGAGCAGTAGGGTTGGTGCTCAGGTGCACTACCAGTGCCGTGCTGGATTTTATAATGCAGGGAAAGGCAATGTCTCACTGTGTACTGCTGGCGGTTACTGGGATCCCGTAGATATACTCTGCCAAG AGGTTGACTGTGGTGAGCCCCCCTCATTTCCCCATGCTGCTATGTTGTGGAATCAGAGCAGCAGGGTTGGTGCTCAGGTGCACTACCAGTGCCGTGTTGGATTTTACAATGCGGGGAAAGGCAATGTCTCACTGTGTACTGCTGACGGTTACTGGGATCCCGTAGATATACTCTGCCAAG CACTGTGTGGTCCTGCTCCCCAGTTGCTCCACGCTGTGGTGGAGTGGCAAAATGGCACAGTGGCGGTACATCGTTGTCAGGATGGATACCGCAGTAGGACAGGAAGCAACATATctgtgtgtgaccatgcccagaCCTGGCACGCTGCCACCCTCATCTGCAGGG AGGTTAAGCCACCCATCAGTAAAGTGGAGGTGTTTAACGAGAGCTGCCTGCGGTGGAAGGCTGAGATGAATGGTGGAAACCAGGAACACTACACC GTTCAGTTTGTGGGATCCAGGGCTTATCAGAAGGCATTCCAGGACAAACAGATGCTGGTCTTCAAATCAGGAGCTAACAGACCTGAACTCTGTATGAACCTGCTGCCAGGAACCAACTActccataaacatcacagcaCAGACTGCAAATTTCTCACTCACCGTCTCCGCCAACACCAGTATACAAG CTCCTCCAGTCCCTCATGTCACCTTCAGAGATGTAGAAGGTTCCTGTCCTACCCTTGGACTCCACAGGACCATCCACCCACAGGATGCAATTAG TGTGTACCAGGTTTTCGTGCTGCTGCTTGAGGGGAAGGTTGTGTTTGACTGCTCCTCTCCGCGCACTCCACACTTTTACGGCTGCCGGGAGCCGTGCCAGGAGTACATAACGGCAGAGGTCCAGCTGGCTGCAACTGGAAGAAAGCTTTTCTTCACTGTGGGGGACCAGCAGTGGTATGGGGGGTACTACAATGCCCCCCTGGAGAATGGCAAAGACTACTACATAATACTGCGTGCCGTCAGTCAGTGGGCAGGG GTCAGAAAGCAGTACTGTGTAATCTGGGCAAAAGTCAAGG GTGCATCCTACATCATTGAATCAGTGACTCTCTTAACTGGGGGATCCATTGGATTGGTTGCATTCATAGTACTTCTGGGATATTCATATACCTG GTACTGTAAGAAGCAATAA